From the Longimicrobium sp. genome, one window contains:
- a CDS encoding 6-bladed beta-propeller codes for MSLRTSGIAAAALALAAASAHAQRVVRLPERDRPLGGRITTVFGIGTMEERSWEMLNNAEQAVFDRADNLYVLDRGNARVLVFDRNGRFVRQLGKKGGGPGELEVPTALSILADGSVAVLDMAHQNFTLFGADGAFRRTVPMRPEWGFPGRVLAPEPRGGVLAMLRPGLGMMTPQALRNTRSLPQSQVLSRVSLAGAGSTARLFEIPDNMVAQTRSSGPGQFDFRITGPPEFSPLTLWGVLPNGGVALTHTQLYTVKVLDPGGRIVRWIQRPVRVRRPTERDRERARERVREQMRSGRGMIMVVRGGPGGGGGPAGPPPGPSREQIEQRVRELQFADTVRTIQGMVVTPSGKIWIERTPANIGDPGPIDLVTPDGRYLGTLNGTKLPVAISATGRAVYLERDADDVERVIVRQLPAGWY; via the coding sequence ATGTCCCTGCGAACGTCAGGAATCGCGGCGGCGGCGCTCGCGCTGGCGGCCGCCTCCGCGCACGCCCAGCGCGTGGTGCGGCTTCCCGAGCGCGACCGGCCGCTGGGCGGCCGCATCACCACCGTGTTCGGCATCGGCACGATGGAAGAGCGCAGCTGGGAGATGCTGAACAACGCCGAGCAGGCCGTGTTCGACCGCGCCGACAACCTGTACGTGCTGGACCGCGGCAACGCGCGCGTGCTGGTGTTCGACCGCAACGGGCGCTTCGTGCGGCAGCTGGGGAAGAAGGGCGGCGGGCCGGGCGAGCTGGAGGTGCCGACCGCGCTTTCGATCCTTGCGGACGGGAGCGTGGCGGTGCTGGACATGGCCCACCAGAACTTCACCCTCTTCGGGGCCGACGGCGCGTTCCGGCGCACGGTGCCGATGCGGCCCGAGTGGGGCTTTCCCGGCCGCGTGCTGGCACCCGAGCCGCGCGGCGGCGTGCTGGCCATGCTTCGCCCGGGACTGGGGATGATGACGCCGCAGGCGCTGCGCAACACCCGCTCGCTGCCGCAGAGCCAGGTGCTCTCGCGCGTGAGCCTGGCGGGCGCGGGGAGCACGGCGCGGCTGTTCGAGATTCCCGACAACATGGTAGCGCAGACGCGGTCGAGCGGGCCCGGGCAGTTCGACTTCCGCATCACCGGGCCGCCGGAGTTCTCGCCGCTGACGCTGTGGGGGGTGCTGCCGAACGGCGGCGTGGCGCTGACCCACACGCAGCTCTACACGGTGAAGGTGCTGGACCCGGGCGGCCGGATCGTGCGCTGGATCCAGCGCCCCGTGCGTGTACGCCGGCCCACGGAGCGCGACCGCGAGCGCGCGCGCGAACGGGTCCGAGAGCAGATGCGGTCCGGGCGGGGGATGATCATGGTGGTGCGCGGCGGCCCGGGCGGTGGGGGCGGGCCGGCGGGGCCGCCGCCGGGACCGTCGCGCGAGCAGATCGAGCAGCGCGTGCGCGAGCTGCAGTTCGCCGACACCGTGCGCACGATCCAGGGGATGGTGGTGACGCCGTCCGGGAAGATCTGGATCGAGCGCACGCCCGCGAACATCGGCGATCCCGGCCCCATCGACCTGGTGACGCCGGACGGGCGCTACCTGGGGACGCTGAACGGGACGAAGCTTCCCGTGGCGATCAGCGCCACCGGCCGCGCCGTGTACCTGGAGCGCGACGCCGACGACGTGGAGCGCGTCATCGTGAGGCAGCTCCCGGCGGGATGGTACTGA
- a CDS encoding RNB domain-containing ribonuclease — MPARSGTDPGVALIEAAFTRKREALGVRAEFPPEVVQAAEAAARSDPASAPGRTDLTGIPFVTIDPPGSRDLDQALRLERAGGGFRVWYAIADVGFWVDADGPLEREAWLRGTTFYAPDCRKSLYPPALSEGAASLLPGAVKPAFVFAFELDERAEIVSWTMERALVRSRAQLTYQQALEHVEGGGNRFRGEEWADSLVVLKEFGERRREREAERGGVSLPILTQHVQRTAAARLGYELEYEQPSLSEDWNSQVSLLTGHAAALRMVEAKVGILRVLPPAEEGAIAKFRRAAKALRFPWPPTVSYAEFIRGIDLANPNAAALVWQAKRVMRGADYVAFDGQVPADPQHHALAMVYAHCTAPLRRLADRYVLELVADLFAGRGPDPRVRARLPQLAKVMNDADTRASRLDRAVVDVAEAWMLRGRVGEHFHATVLGIHDGRVEVQIEDPPVRAEAERGPHAQWLDLGERVQVKLTGVEVEEGKTTFELV; from the coding sequence ATGCCCGCTCGCAGCGGAACCGACCCCGGCGTCGCGCTCATCGAGGCCGCATTCACGCGCAAGCGCGAGGCGCTCGGCGTACGGGCCGAGTTTCCGCCGGAGGTCGTCCAGGCCGCGGAGGCGGCGGCGCGGAGCGACCCCGCGTCGGCACCTGGAAGGACGGACCTCACCGGCATCCCCTTCGTCACCATCGACCCGCCGGGGAGCCGCGACCTGGACCAGGCGCTGCGGCTGGAGCGCGCGGGCGGCGGGTTCCGCGTGTGGTACGCCATCGCCGACGTGGGCTTCTGGGTGGATGCGGACGGGCCGCTGGAGCGCGAGGCGTGGCTGCGGGGGACGACCTTCTATGCGCCCGACTGCCGGAAGTCGCTCTATCCCCCGGCGCTCAGCGAAGGCGCGGCCAGCCTCCTTCCCGGTGCGGTGAAGCCCGCGTTCGTCTTCGCGTTCGAGCTGGACGAGCGCGCGGAGATCGTGTCGTGGACGATGGAGCGGGCGCTGGTGCGCAGCCGCGCGCAGCTCACCTATCAGCAGGCGCTCGAGCACGTCGAAGGCGGCGGAAACCGGTTTCGCGGCGAGGAGTGGGCGGACTCGCTGGTGGTGCTCAAGGAGTTCGGCGAGCGGCGGCGCGAGCGCGAGGCGGAGCGCGGCGGCGTCTCCCTGCCGATCCTGACGCAGCACGTGCAGCGCACCGCGGCCGCGCGGCTGGGCTACGAGCTGGAGTACGAGCAGCCCAGCCTGTCCGAGGACTGGAACTCGCAGGTGTCGCTGCTGACCGGCCATGCGGCGGCGCTGCGGATGGTCGAGGCGAAGGTCGGCATCCTCCGCGTCCTGCCGCCGGCGGAGGAGGGCGCGATCGCCAAGTTCCGCCGGGCCGCGAAGGCGCTGCGCTTCCCATGGCCGCCCACCGTCTCCTATGCGGAGTTCATCCGCGGGATCGACCTGGCCAACCCCAACGCGGCGGCGCTCGTCTGGCAGGCCAAGCGGGTGATGCGCGGGGCGGACTACGTGGCCTTCGACGGCCAGGTGCCGGCGGATCCGCAGCATCACGCGCTGGCGATGGTGTACGCGCACTGCACGGCCCCGCTCCGCCGCCTGGCCGACCGCTACGTGCTGGAGCTGGTGGCCGACCTCTTCGCCGGGCGCGGGCCCGATCCGCGGGTGCGGGCGCGCCTCCCCCAGCTGGCGAAGGTGATGAACGACGCCGATACGCGCGCCAGCCGGCTGGACCGAGCGGTGGTCGACGTCGCCGAGGCGTGGATGCTGCGCGGGCGCGTGGGCGAGCACTTCCACGCGACGGTGCTGGGGATCCACGACGGTCGGGTGGAGGTGCAGATCGAGGATCCCCCGGTGCGCGCCGAGGCGGAGCGCGGACCGCACGCGCAGTGGCTGGACCTGGGCGAGCGCGTGCAGGTGAAGCTCACCGGCGTGGAGGTGGAGGAGGGGAAGACCACCTTCGAGCTGGTGTGA
- a CDS encoding YbhN family protein, which translates to MTDTRFHRRQDDPSPFPPEPDFDPRWEHEVAELEEEAKKAGPLRWVRWVVVLALLALAVHLIMPQLGDLQDSARVLRTMRPWAVGLAILSELLSYVALGYMMRRIVGLTGQVLTLNRAFAVTLASGAVGLVAGGLVGIGGSSFRWLRDAGIRAEGALLAGWLPTLLNAATIAAFALVGMVELVIFQDLSTTLWIAFSLSLALLVAVAGALLWGSSHRDAAKRRLCMLQEKWARLRKKEPQPERLLGTVDRLFDAFHILKTRGWKAPVAAAAMGVVLDMGAMFWLFVAAGHPVTPGKLLSGYALPLLLGKVAVIPGGIGLVEGTMIALYHGFGVPAATATVVVLAYRVIAFWMPNFIGFGMIPLLQIPTKRTGRDIPPRWGRRETDRQPTETSSAG; encoded by the coding sequence GTGACCGACACCCGCTTCCACCGACGCCAGGACGACCCGTCTCCGTTTCCGCCGGAGCCGGACTTCGATCCGCGCTGGGAGCACGAGGTGGCGGAGCTCGAGGAAGAGGCGAAGAAGGCCGGTCCCCTCCGCTGGGTGCGCTGGGTGGTGGTGCTGGCCCTCCTGGCGCTGGCGGTGCACCTGATCATGCCGCAGCTGGGCGACCTGCAGGACTCCGCCAGGGTGCTCCGCACCATGCGGCCGTGGGCGGTGGGGCTGGCGATCCTTTCCGAGCTGCTGAGCTACGTGGCGCTGGGCTACATGATGAGGCGCATCGTGGGGCTCACCGGGCAGGTGCTGACGCTGAACCGCGCGTTCGCGGTGACGCTGGCGTCGGGCGCCGTGGGGCTGGTGGCGGGCGGGCTGGTGGGGATCGGCGGGAGCAGCTTCCGCTGGCTGCGCGACGCGGGGATCCGCGCGGAGGGCGCGCTGCTGGCCGGGTGGCTGCCCACGCTGCTGAACGCCGCCACCATCGCCGCGTTCGCGCTGGTGGGGATGGTGGAGCTGGTCATCTTCCAGGATCTGTCCACCACGCTGTGGATCGCGTTCAGCCTGTCGCTGGCGCTGCTGGTGGCGGTGGCCGGGGCGCTGCTCTGGGGCTCCAGCCACCGCGACGCGGCCAAGCGCCGGCTCTGCATGCTGCAGGAGAAGTGGGCGCGGCTGCGGAAGAAGGAGCCGCAGCCGGAGCGACTGTTGGGCACGGTGGACCGCCTCTTCGACGCGTTCCACATCCTCAAGACGCGCGGCTGGAAGGCGCCGGTAGCCGCGGCGGCGATGGGCGTGGTGCTGGACATGGGCGCCATGTTCTGGCTCTTCGTCGCCGCCGGGCACCCGGTGACGCCCGGCAAGCTGCTGTCGGGGTACGCGCTGCCGCTGCTGCTGGGCAAGGTGGCCGTGATCCCCGGCGGCATCGGGCTGGTGGAGGGGACGATGATCGCGCTGTACCACGGCTTCGGCGTGCCGGCGGCCACGGCCACGGTGGTGGTGCTGGCCTATCGCGTGATCGCGTTCTGGATGCCGAACTTCATCGGCTTCGGGATGATCCCCCTGCTGCAGATCCCCACCAAGCGCACCGGCCGCGACATCCCCCCGCGGTGGGGGCGGCGCGAGACGGATCGCCAGCCCACGGAGACGTCGTCGGCCGGATAG
- a CDS encoding MBL fold metallo-hydrolase: protein MILKRFYDEKLAHASWLVGCDATGEALVVDPNRDVGRYLDAAAREKLRITHVAETHIHADFVSGARELARCTGATPYLSAEGGEEWRYRWAKDAGAVLMEDGSRFMVGNVRIDVMHTPGHTPEHVCLVVTDTAGADRPMGVFTGDFVFVGDVGRPDLLERAAHYAGTMEAGARTLFASLRRFKAALPDWVQLWPAHGAGSACGKALGAVPSSTLGYEKLFNWGLAADDEDAFVREVLAGQPEPPMYFAEMKRVNRDGPRVLGGFRAPRRLPAAQLAALAAAGETVLDTRRAEAFAARHVPGTLSVPLGKSFVTWAGSIVPYGRPVWLVIEDESVAETVRDLAMIGIDDVAGFFSPEAVDAAVRESGRAGSVPYISADELEALRPAGAAEIVDVRNSSEFEPGHLPGAVNLPLGRLPERLGELPRDRTLVVHCQTGARAGIAAALLKARGFTDVVHLAGDYAEWVRAGRPIEREVPVAV from the coding sequence ATGATCCTCAAGCGTTTCTACGACGAGAAGCTGGCGCACGCGAGTTGGCTGGTGGGGTGCGACGCCACCGGCGAGGCGCTGGTCGTCGATCCCAACCGCGACGTCGGCCGGTACCTCGACGCCGCCGCGCGCGAGAAGCTCCGCATCACCCACGTCGCCGAGACGCACATCCACGCCGACTTCGTCTCCGGCGCGCGCGAGCTGGCCCGCTGCACCGGCGCCACGCCCTACCTCTCCGCCGAGGGCGGCGAGGAGTGGCGCTATCGCTGGGCGAAGGATGCGGGCGCCGTGCTGATGGAGGACGGGTCGCGCTTCATGGTCGGCAACGTGCGCATCGACGTGATGCACACCCCGGGGCACACCCCCGAGCACGTCTGCCTCGTCGTCACCGACACCGCCGGCGCCGACCGGCCCATGGGCGTGTTCACCGGCGACTTCGTGTTCGTCGGCGACGTCGGCCGCCCCGACCTGCTGGAGCGCGCCGCCCACTACGCGGGAACGATGGAGGCCGGCGCGCGCACCCTGTTCGCCTCGCTGCGGCGCTTCAAGGCCGCGCTTCCGGACTGGGTGCAGCTGTGGCCCGCGCACGGCGCCGGCTCGGCGTGCGGCAAGGCGCTCGGCGCCGTCCCCTCCAGCACGCTGGGCTACGAGAAGCTGTTCAACTGGGGATTGGCGGCCGACGACGAGGACGCGTTCGTGCGCGAGGTGCTGGCCGGGCAGCCCGAGCCGCCCATGTACTTCGCGGAGATGAAGCGGGTGAACCGCGACGGGCCGCGCGTGCTGGGCGGCTTCCGCGCGCCGCGCCGCCTTCCCGCCGCGCAGCTGGCCGCCCTCGCCGCCGCCGGCGAGACGGTGCTCGACACGCGCCGCGCCGAGGCCTTCGCCGCGCGCCACGTCCCGGGGACGCTCAGCGTGCCGCTGGGGAAGTCGTTCGTCACCTGGGCCGGCTCCATCGTCCCGTACGGGCGCCCGGTGTGGCTGGTGATCGAGGACGAGAGCGTGGCCGAGACGGTGCGCGACCTGGCGATGATCGGCATCGACGACGTCGCCGGCTTCTTCTCCCCCGAGGCGGTGGATGCCGCGGTGCGCGAGAGCGGCCGCGCGGGCTCGGTGCCCTACATCTCCGCGGACGAGCTGGAGGCCCTGCGCCCCGCCGGCGCGGCGGAGATCGTGGACGTGCGCAACTCGTCGGAGTTCGAGCCCGGCCACCTCCCCGGCGCGGTGAACCTGCCGCTGGGCCGCCTGCCCGAGCGCCTCGGGGAGCTCCCGCGCGACCGTACGCTGGTCGTCCACTGCCAGACCGGCGCGCGGGCAGGGATCGCAGCCGCGCTGCTCAAGGCGCGCGGCTTCACCGACGTCGTCCACCTCGCCGGCGACTACGCCGAGTGGGTCCGTGCCGGCCGCCCCATCGAACGCGAAGTGCCGGTCGCGGTCTGA
- a CDS encoding BON domain-containing protein, giving the protein MRTPAELQRDVLDELAWEPEIDPATVAVTVRGRDVTLTGAVPTVAGRHAAETAARRVWGVRRVANALAVEPAPVLAAV; this is encoded by the coding sequence ATGAGGACGCCCGCCGAGCTCCAGCGCGACGTGCTCGACGAGCTGGCGTGGGAGCCGGAGATCGACCCCGCGACGGTCGCGGTGACGGTGCGCGGCCGCGACGTCACCCTCACCGGCGCCGTCCCCACCGTCGCGGGGCGGCATGCCGCGGAGACGGCCGCGCGGCGCGTGTGGGGCGTACGGCGCGTGGCCAACGCGCTGGCGGTCGAGCCGGCGCCGGTGCTCGCCGCCGTCTGA
- a CDS encoding universal stress protein → MPESIRTIVVGVATLAHDDPAHPHAGEDPVLAPAVELARGLGALLHVVHVYEIPTPVLAAYAQYVPYVDEELRGRYGRDVLARLEAQVARFGYDRIRCHSVEGSPGRTLVELASREHAGLIVVGATRRGRFWRNLLGTTADRVIRGSPVPVLVVHQPFAAPVRRVLLTTDLSHESARLHDRGADTAVALFGDRLALRTLMVVWFDVLLPPPLKEDALREEAQAELRAFVAERPRGARIEPRVRFGEVAREVVREAEEWQADLVVLGTHGRSGFSRLALGSTAAATLRGACCNVLVVPRAAVAVAPRLVAEPALEIAPRPALAL, encoded by the coding sequence ATGCCCGAATCCATCCGGACCATCGTGGTCGGCGTGGCCACGCTGGCGCACGACGACCCCGCGCATCCGCACGCGGGCGAGGACCCGGTGCTGGCCCCCGCGGTGGAGCTGGCGCGCGGGCTCGGCGCGCTGCTGCACGTGGTGCACGTGTACGAGATCCCCACGCCCGTGCTGGCCGCCTACGCCCAGTACGTACCGTACGTGGACGAGGAGCTGCGCGGCCGCTACGGGCGCGACGTGCTGGCCCGGCTCGAGGCGCAGGTCGCGCGATTCGGCTACGACCGCATCCGCTGCCACTCCGTCGAGGGCTCGCCCGGGCGCACGCTGGTGGAGCTCGCCTCGCGTGAGCACGCCGGGCTGATCGTCGTCGGCGCCACGCGGCGGGGACGGTTCTGGCGCAACCTGCTGGGGACCACGGCCGACCGGGTGATCCGCGGCTCGCCGGTGCCCGTGCTGGTGGTGCACCAGCCGTTCGCCGCGCCCGTGCGCCGCGTGCTGCTGACCACCGACCTGTCGCACGAGAGCGCGCGGCTGCACGACCGCGGCGCCGACACCGCCGTCGCGCTGTTCGGCGACCGGCTGGCGCTGCGCACGCTGATGGTGGTGTGGTTCGACGTCCTCCTCCCGCCGCCGCTCAAGGAAGACGCGCTCCGCGAGGAGGCACAGGCCGAGCTGCGCGCGTTCGTCGCCGAGCGCCCGCGCGGCGCCCGCATCGAGCCGCGCGTGCGCTTCGGCGAGGTGGCGCGCGAGGTGGTGCGCGAGGCCGAGGAGTGGCAGGCCGACCTGGTCGTGCTGGGGACGCACGGCCGCTCCGGCTTCTCGCGCCTGGCGCTGGGAAGCACCGCGGCGGCCACGCTGCGCGGCGCCTGCTGCAACGTCCTCGTCGTCCCGCGCGCGGCCGTCGCCGTCGCCCCGCGCCTCGTGGCGGAGCCGGCGTTGGAGATCGCGCCGCGGCCCGCGCTGGCGCTGTGA
- a CDS encoding PAS domain-containing sensor histidine kinase — protein MSENTPSDLPGWTPGDEGFDPDSLDRQGSDGSTMLADLHRLLIESVRDYAIFALDKTGHILTWNPGAQRFKGYTADEIIGQHFSVFYPPEDIATRKPWWELEVAEEEGRFEDEGWRLRKDGTRFWANVVITALRGEGGELVGFAKVTRDLTERRAGELRAVEDARRLAAEETGRVMAEERATELAELNERLRVQAEELDQRKREAEEANRMKSEFLAAMSHELRTPLNAIGGYAELLAMGVHGPITPGQKSALERVQRNQQHLLGLINDILNFSRLEAGEVTYARDPVPLRESIAAAAQMVAVSAERKGVEMEVREGPGVAALADGPKVEQILLNLLSNAIKFTESGGRITLEHQAEGDRVRILVRDTGIGIPADQIDQVFEPFVQVGRSLTHPAEGTGLGLAISRELARAMGGDLTVRSEEGTGSVFTVTLPRATD, from the coding sequence ATGTCGGAAAACACCCCATCGGACCTTCCCGGCTGGACTCCCGGCGACGAGGGATTCGACCCCGACTCCCTCGACCGGCAGGGGTCCGACGGCTCGACCATGCTGGCGGACCTGCACCGCCTGCTGATCGAGAGCGTCCGCGACTACGCCATCTTCGCGCTCGACAAGACCGGCCACATCCTCACCTGGAACCCCGGCGCCCAGCGCTTCAAGGGCTACACGGCCGACGAGATCATCGGGCAGCACTTCTCCGTCTTCTATCCCCCCGAGGACATCGCCACACGCAAGCCGTGGTGGGAGCTGGAGGTGGCCGAGGAGGAGGGCCGCTTCGAGGACGAGGGGTGGCGGCTGCGCAAGGACGGCACGCGCTTCTGGGCCAACGTGGTGATCACCGCGCTGCGCGGCGAGGGCGGCGAGCTGGTGGGCTTCGCCAAGGTCACGCGCGACCTGACCGAGCGCCGCGCCGGCGAGCTGCGCGCGGTGGAGGATGCCCGCCGCCTTGCCGCCGAGGAGACGGGCCGGGTGATGGCCGAGGAGCGCGCCACCGAACTGGCCGAGCTCAACGAGCGGCTGCGGGTGCAGGCCGAGGAGCTCGACCAGCGGAAGCGCGAGGCCGAAGAGGCCAACCGGATGAAGAGCGAGTTCCTGGCCGCCATGTCGCACGAGCTGCGCACGCCGCTGAACGCCATCGGCGGCTACGCCGAGCTGCTGGCGATGGGCGTGCACGGCCCCATCACCCCCGGACAGAAGAGCGCGCTGGAGCGGGTGCAGCGCAACCAGCAGCACCTGCTGGGGCTGATCAACGACATCCTCAACTTCAGCCGGCTCGAGGCGGGCGAGGTCACCTACGCGCGCGATCCCGTGCCCCTGCGCGAGTCCATTGCCGCCGCGGCGCAGATGGTGGCCGTCTCGGCCGAGCGGAAGGGGGTGGAGATGGAGGTGCGCGAGGGACCCGGCGTCGCCGCGCTGGCCGACGGGCCCAAGGTGGAGCAGATCCTCCTCAACCTCCTTTCCAACGCCATCAAGTTCACCGAGTCCGGCGGGCGTATCACCCTGGAGCACCAGGCCGAGGGCGACCGCGTGCGCATCCTCGTCCGCGACACGGGGATCGGCATCCCCGCCGACCAGATCGACCAGGTGTTCGAGCCGTTCGTGCAGGTGGGCCGCAGCCTGACGCACCCGGCCGAGGGGACGGGGCTGGGGCTCGCCATCTCGCGCGAGCTGGCCCGCGCCATGGGCGGCGACCTGACGGTCCGGAGCGAGGAGGGCACGGGCTCCGTCTTCACCGTCACCCTCCCCCGCGCGACGGACTGA
- a CDS encoding 2,3-bisphosphoglycerate-independent phosphoglycerate mutase, with product MSDERVPLTPGQALLHGLLEPAPTKIVLVVMDGLGGLPMEPGGPTELEAAATPNLDRLAAEGTVGLSVPVAPGITPGSGVGHLALFGYDPVAHPVGRGILEALGIGMEVGPGDVAVRGNFCTLADDGTVADRRAGRISTEECARLVEKLRGAVSVPGVELTLEPVRDYRMAVRFRAPGLGDRVNDTDPLETGLRPVDPQGDDPPSQRTARAAADLLRQARDVLRDEHPANYLLLRGFSALPHFPSFADAYGVSAAALALYPTYRGLARLVGMTVLDAGSTIDEQMAALARHWGEHDFFFVHHKPTDSSGEDGDFARKCGAIEALDAALPEILALRPDVVCVTGDHSTPARMRAHSFHPVPLLVWAPAAARPDEVASFGERPCMRGGLGHLLAEDLMPVLLAHAHRLKKYGA from the coding sequence GTGAGCGACGAACGGGTGCCTCTTACGCCGGGGCAGGCGCTGCTGCACGGGCTGCTGGAGCCCGCGCCGACGAAGATCGTGCTGGTGGTGATGGACGGCCTGGGCGGACTGCCGATGGAGCCCGGCGGTCCGACGGAGCTGGAGGCGGCCGCCACGCCCAACCTCGACCGGCTGGCGGCGGAGGGGACCGTCGGCCTCTCCGTGCCCGTGGCGCCGGGGATCACGCCGGGGTCGGGCGTGGGACACCTGGCGCTCTTCGGCTACGATCCGGTGGCCCACCCCGTCGGCCGCGGCATCCTCGAGGCGCTGGGGATCGGAATGGAGGTGGGGCCCGGCGACGTGGCGGTGCGCGGCAACTTCTGCACGCTGGCGGACGACGGCACCGTGGCCGACCGCCGCGCCGGCCGCATTTCCACCGAGGAATGCGCGCGGCTGGTGGAGAAGCTGCGCGGCGCCGTCTCCGTCCCCGGCGTGGAGCTGACGCTGGAGCCGGTGCGCGACTACCGCATGGCCGTCCGCTTCCGCGCCCCCGGCCTGGGCGACCGGGTGAACGACACCGATCCGCTGGAGACCGGCCTCCGCCCCGTCGACCCGCAGGGCGACGACCCGCCGAGCCAGCGGACCGCCCGCGCCGCCGCCGACCTCCTGCGCCAGGCGCGCGACGTCCTGCGCGACGAGCATCCGGCCAACTACCTGCTCCTGCGCGGCTTCTCCGCCCTCCCGCACTTCCCGTCCTTCGCGGACGCGTACGGGGTGAGCGCGGCGGCGCTGGCGCTCTATCCCACCTACCGCGGGCTCGCGCGGCTGGTGGGGATGACGGTGCTGGACGCGGGGAGCACCATCGACGAGCAGATGGCGGCGCTGGCGCGGCACTGGGGCGAGCACGACTTCTTCTTCGTGCACCACAAGCCCACCGACAGCAGCGGCGAGGACGGCGACTTCGCGCGCAAGTGCGGGGCGATCGAGGCGCTGGACGCGGCGCTCCCGGAGATCCTGGCGCTGCGCCCGGACGTGGTCTGCGTCACCGGCGACCACTCCACGCCGGCGCGGATGCGGGCGCACTCCTTCCATCCCGTCCCCCTCCTCGTGTGGGCGCCCGCCGCCGCGCGCCCCGACGAGGTGGCGAGCTTCGGCGAGCGGCCGTGCATGCGCGGCGGGCTGGGCCATCTCCTGGCGGAGGACCTGATGCCGGTGCTCCTGGCGCACGCCCACCGGCTGAAGAAGTACGGCGCCTGA
- a CDS encoding DUF2939 domain-containing protein, whose translation MAKKRSAFSSLLILAVLFGALWMYFTPYLAMSRLQKAAKEGDTETLNELVDFPALRESVKTNVRSAVEHSVGRRGNPLGVLGGLLAGAVASPLVDAFVTPSGIAALTQGERPGSHRDGHSDARVRVKDVKVKRGYEGVDLFVVHFVGKNDGAERMALLLRRDGLIHWRLSGIRLPAARDAN comes from the coding sequence ATGGCGAAGAAGAGAAGCGCGTTTTCGTCCCTGCTCATCCTGGCGGTGCTGTTCGGGGCGTTGTGGATGTACTTCACCCCGTACCTGGCGATGAGCCGCCTGCAGAAGGCCGCGAAGGAAGGCGACACCGAGACGCTGAACGAGCTCGTCGACTTCCCCGCGCTGCGCGAGAGCGTGAAGACCAACGTGCGCTCGGCCGTGGAGCACTCGGTGGGCCGCCGTGGCAACCCGCTGGGCGTGCTGGGCGGCCTGCTCGCCGGCGCGGTCGCCAGCCCGCTCGTGGACGCGTTCGTGACGCCCAGCGGCATCGCCGCGCTGACGCAGGGCGAACGCCCCGGCAGCCACCGCGACGGCCACTCGGACGCGCGCGTGCGGGTGAAGGACGTGAAGGTGAAGCGCGGCTACGAGGGCGTGGACCTGTTCGTGGTGCACTTCGTGGGCAAGAACGACGGCGCCGAGCGGATGGCGCTGCTGCTGCGCCGCGACGGCCTGATCCACTGGCGCCTGAGCGGCATCCGCCTCCCCGCCGCGCGGGACGCGAACTGA
- a CDS encoding superoxide dismutase, whose product MPFTLPDLPYAFDALEPHIDAKTMEIHHDKHHKTYVDNLNAALEKHPEFDAGNDVDDLLRRIGEVPEDIRTAVRNNGGGHSNHSMFWQIMGPGGGGEPTGPIAEAINATFGGFAGLKEKLVNAGKGRFGSGWAWLVVNGGRLEVTDTANQDSPLMDGKFPVLGIDVWEHAYYLKYQNRRPDYLDAWFNTVNWDEVNARYKRGAGAS is encoded by the coding sequence ATGCCGTTCACCCTGCCGGATCTGCCGTACGCGTTCGACGCGCTGGAGCCGCACATCGACGCGAAGACGATGGAGATCCACCACGACAAGCACCACAAGACCTACGTAGACAACCTCAACGCCGCGCTCGAGAAGCACCCCGAGTTCGACGCCGGGAACGACGTCGACGACCTGCTGCGGCGCATCGGCGAGGTGCCCGAGGACATCCGCACGGCCGTGCGCAACAACGGCGGCGGGCACAGCAACCACAGCATGTTCTGGCAGATCATGGGGCCGGGCGGCGGCGGCGAGCCCACGGGCCCCATCGCCGAGGCCATCAACGCCACCTTCGGCGGCTTCGCGGGGCTGAAGGAGAAGCTGGTGAACGCCGGGAAGGGGCGCTTCGGCAGCGGGTGGGCGTGGCTGGTGGTGAATGGCGGGCGCCTGGAGGTGACCGACACCGCCAACCAGGACAGCCCGCTGATGGACGGCAAGTTCCCGGTCCTGGGGATCGACGTGTGGGAGCACGCCTACTACCTGAAGTACCAGAACCGCCGCCCCGACTACCTGGACGCCTGGTTCAACACCGTCAACTGGGACGAGGTGAACGCCCGCTACAAGCGCGGCGCCGGCGCGAGCTGA